One genomic segment of Helianthus annuus cultivar XRQ/B chromosome 14, HanXRQr2.0-SUNRISE, whole genome shotgun sequence includes these proteins:
- the LOC110909324 gene encoding probable auxin efflux carrier component 1c encodes MITLSDFYHVMTAVVPLYVAMILAYGSVKWWKIFTPDQCSGINRFVALFAVPLLSFHFISTNNPYKMNLRFIAADTLQKLVILAALAVWSNLSKRGSLEWSITLFSLSTLPNTLVMGIPLLKGMYGGESGSLMVQIVVLQCIIWYTLMLFLFEFRGARMLISEQFPGTAGSIAAIHVDSDVMSLDGRQVLETEAEIKEDGKLHVTVRKSNASRSDVFSRRSHGFSNTTPRPSNLTNAEIYSLQSSRNPTPRGSSFNHNDFYSMAGGRNSNFGASDVYGPPVSRGPTPRPSNYEEEGGGSNANKARFHHGVLGGNNYPPPNPGMFSPSTGKPNIPLAKKANGQKTDEGSNDLHMFVWSSSASPVSDVFAAREYALDQPTTKDLKVPISPVKGNGEEYLESYGNNNINIEGTGKAGLVSVTSMPPTSVMTRLILIMVWRKLIRNPNTYSSVIGLAWSLVCFRWNVEMPAIIAKSISILSDTGLGMAMFSLGFFMALQPKMIACGNSVAAFSMAVRFLTGPAVMAAVSIPVGLRGVLLRIAIVQAALPQGIVPFVFAKEYNVHPHILSTGVIFGMLIALPITLIYYIFLGLEK; translated from the exons ATGATCACTCTTTCAGATTTCTACCATGTCATGACCGCGGTTGTCCCGCTCTATGTCGCCATGATCCTAGCCTACGGCTCGGTCAAATGGTGGAAGATCTTTACCCCTGATCAATGCTCTGGGATCAACCGCTTTGTCGCCCTTTTCGCGGTCCCCCTCCTCTCATTTCACTTCATTTCCACCAACAATCCTTACAAGATGAACCTCCGATTCATCGCAGCCGATACGCTCCAGAAACTGGTCATTCTGGCTGCCCTGGCTGTCTGGAGCAACCTTAGCAAAAGGGGTAGTTTAGAATGGTCCATAACACTGTTTTCACTATCCACATTGCCAAACACATTGGTTATGGGGATTCCTTTGCTTAAAGGAATGTATGGTGGTGAATCTGGTAGTTTAATGGTCCAGATTGTTGTCCTTCAATGCATTATTTGGTATACTTTAATGTTGTTTTTGTTTGAGTTTCGCGGTGCCAGAATGTTGATTTCCGAGCAGTTTCCGGGGACAGCAGGTTCGATAGCTGCGATTCATGTCGATTCTGACGTTATGTCATTGGATGGGCGACAGGTGTTGGAGACGGAAGCGGAGATTAAAGAGGATGGAAAACTTCATGTTACTGTTCGGAAATCGAATGCGTCGAGATCCGACGTGTTTTCCAGGAGGTCGCATGGGTTTTCCAACACGACCCCTCGTCCGTCGAATCTCACGAATGCAGAGATTTATTCTCTGCAGTCGTCTAGAAACCCGACCCCTAGAGGGTCGAGTTTCAACCATAATGATTTTTATTCTATGGCAGGGGGAAGAAATTCAAACTTTGGGGCTTCAGATGTGTATGGGCCTCCTGTATCCAGAGGGCCCACACCCCGACCTTCCAACTACGAAGAGGAAGGCGGTGGAAGTAACGCTAATAAGGCTCGTTTTCATCACGGGGTGTTGGGTGGTAATAACTACCCACCACCAAATCCAGGGATGTTTTCTCCGTCAACAGGAAAACCAAATATACCATTGGCCAAAAAGGCTAATGGGCAAAAAACAGACGAAGGTTCAAATGATCTACACATGTTCGTTTGGAGCTCGAGTGCTTCCCCGGTTTCCGATGTATTCGCGGCTCGTGAATATGCACTCGACCAACCAACTACAAAAGATTTGAAAGTGCCCATATCACCAGTAAAAG GTAACGGAGAAGAGTACTTGGAGAGTTATGGAAACAACAACATAAATATCGAAGGGACGGGTAAAGCTGGCCTTGTTAGCGTCACGTCAATGCCGCCAACGAGCGTGATGACGAGGTTAATACTGATCATGGTGTGGAGGAAATTGATCAGAAACCCGAATACTTATTCGAGCGTCATCGGTCTTGCCTGGTCTCTAGTATGTTTCAG ATGGAATGTAGAGATGCCTGCAATCATAGCCAAATCCATTTCAATATTATCCGATACTGGGCTGGGAATGGCAATGTTCAGTCTTG GTTTCTTTATGGCTTTACAACCAAAGATGATAGCATGTGGGAATTCTGTGGCTGCGTTTTCAATGGCCGTTAGATTCCTTACGGGACCAGCTGTCATGGCAGCTGTTTCTATTCCCGTTGGCTTACGTGGCGTCCTTTTACGCATCGCCATTGTCCAG gCTGCTTTACCACAGGGTATTGTCCCCTTTGTGTTTGCCAAGGAGTACAATGTTCACCCTCATATTCTTAGCACAGG GGTTATATTTGGAATGCTAATAGCATTACCCATCACGCTTATATACTATATCTTCCTTGGGCTAGAGAAATAA
- the LOC110909307 gene encoding uncharacterized protein LOC110909307 isoform X3: MDDSLRLLPAVETLDLSRNKFSKVDNLWRCSKLKHLDLGYNQLRTIASFSKVSYQIVKLVLRNNALTTIRGVENLKSLEGLDLSYNIISNFSELELLAGLPLLQNLWLEGNPVCSANWYRAHLYSFFSDPDKLILDDKKISTREVWKRQVIIARRHKQPASFGFYSPAKHDAEGEGSVHTKMRKLSRVASIESETSVIIYSDDDSITCDDEDLGKHDIADLSKEAEIVDIIKKIECMKRERSALWLDEFHRWMTYVPDDHMKGNLHSGIPLIPSKEKDFRKKRRIKRFGKKSRYISGSADVFENVHRLELQESYYPYDDLSVNTASHETEYGPISNRMKLKSYHAKNGIKVKRREMTILDTVSDIIEAHSPSVYTGSPPHYQEDILHRRHNLEEEFLQLSVESYSVPSSDSDTSDSGNEQVEIGSPVHNESTTAERSKSMDSLSFFSCEDLQKTIESDLQKTIESDSCDGEIVGLVKQESNWLDQKMRKRKPKTRVVSLDEMTVQTDDDDNDSHKFNYSTHYRHEEASISDYQMLVQGGGILPEKILSGPGTGEFISKNFKVDLANFGVEETCRQYVSCHCLFEDPSGDIKSGMALLLICEQKLYVVLLNGRHDGSGSSASLVGCLGTEDVKEVLVGLGLQAVRVYANRGARYMFITRSIEKSRLLISMLELFHSNANKKGFPLVSLDKIQVALFERDVCGGSKTNILQYSMVLFWNNKSQENEWCSRSLFVLGGHMLVCIEDISQFGFDSQDIFTPYFSLDTCCFIASALEMVIDTKERWCVTLTLSSVTSEFTPWDLAMTSENGSLNSPGAVPVTWKLRLFSEDGLLKFIALVKALHAGAGPASPLKIRYVS, encoded by the exons ATGGATGATTCTTTGAGACTCCTGCCTGCTGTTGAAACCCTTGATCTAAGTAGGAACAAGTTTTCTAAAGTGGATAATCTATGGAGATGCAGCAAGTTGAAGCACCTGGACCTTGGTTATAATCAATTGAGAACAATTGCCTCATTTAGTAAG GTGTCATATCAGATTGTAAAATTGGTGTTGCGGAACAATGCTCTGACTACTATTCGTGGGGTGGAGAATCTAAAATCACTAGAGGGGCTTGATCTTTCCTACAATATTATTTCTAACTTTTCAGAACTAGAACTCCTAGCTGGTCTTCCTTTACTTCAGAATTTGTGGTTAGAAGGAAATCCAGTATGTTCTGCCAACTGGTACAGAGCACACTTGTATAGCTTCTTCTCTGATCCCGATAAG CTGATATTAGATGACAAAAAGATCTCAACGAGAGAGGTTTGGAAGCGACAGGTTATAATTGCCCGTAGGCATAAGCAACCGGCTAGCTTTGGATTTTATTCTCCAGCTAAACATGATGCTGAAGGAGAGGGGAGCGTTCACACAAAAATG AGGAAGCTATCTCGTGTTGCCAGCATTGAAAGTGAAACAAGTGTTATTATATATTCTGATGATGACTCTATTACGTGCGATGATGAGGATCTAGGCAAACACGATATTGCTGATTTAAGTAAAGAAGCTGAAATTGttgatattataaaaaaaatcgaGTGCATGAAGAGAGAGCGGTCTGCTTTATGGCTCGATGAGTTTCATAGGTGGATGACTTATGTTCCTGATGATCATATGAAGGGCAATTTGCACAGTGGGATTCCCTTAATTCCTAGCAAAGAAAAAGATTTTAGAAAAAAGAGAAGAATAAAACGTTTCGGTAAAAAATCACGATATATATCGGGTTCTGCTGATGTTTTTGAAAATGTCCACCGTCTGGAACTTCAAGAATCTTATTACCCGTATGATGATCTGTCTGTCAATACGGCATCACATGAAACTGAATATGGGCCTATTTCAAATCGCATGAAACTGAAATCGTATCATGCTAAAAATGGTATCAAAGTTAAAAGACGTGAAATGACAATATTGGACACAGTGAGTGATATTATTGAAGCGCATTCACCCTCGGTTTATACAGGATCACCACCTCATTATCAAgaggatattcttcatcgtcGCCATAATTTGGAGGAAGAATTTTTGCAGCTATCTGTTGAGTCGTATTCTGTGCCGTCTTCCGATAGCGATACAAGTGATAGTGGAAATGAGCAAGTGGAAATTGGATCGCCTGTTCATAATGAATCTACAACTGCTGAGCGTTCAAAAAGTATGGATAGCTTATCGTTTTTCTCTTGTGAAGATTTGCAGAAAACGATAGAGAGCGATTTACAGAAAACGATAGAGAGCGACTCATGTGATGGTGAAATAGTCGGTCTGGTGAAGCAAGAATCAAATTGGTTGGACCAAAAAATGCGCAAAAGAAAACCAAAAACGAGAGTTGTGTCTCTTGACGAAATGACAGTACAaacagatgatgatgataatgattcaCATAAATTTAACTACAGTACACATTATCGACATGAAGAGGCCAGCATAAGTGATTACCAGATGTTGGTTCAGG GAGGAGGGATTCTTCCTGAAAAAATCTTATCGGGTCCGGGAACAGGAGAGTTTATATCAAAGAACTTCAAAGTAGATCTTGCTAATTTTGGGGTTGAAGAAACATGTAGGCAATATGTGTCTTGTCATTGTTTGTTTGAGGATCCATCTGGGGACATCAAAAG CGGAATGGCATTATTACTTATCTGTGAGCAAAAGTTGTATGTTGTGCTCCTCAATGGCAGACATGATGGGTCAG GATCTAGCGCGAGTCTAGTTGGTTGCCTCGGAACAGAAGATGTCAAAGAGGTTTTAGTAGGTTTAGGACTCCAGGCAGTGAG GGTGTACGCTAATAGAGGGGCAAGGTATATGTTCATAACTAGGAGTATAGAGAAATCAAGGCTGCTTATATCTATGCTGGAACTATTTCATTCAAATGCCAACAAGAAAGGGTTTCCTCTTGTAAG TTTGGATAAGATCCAGGTTGCTTTGTTTGAGAGGGATGTCTGTGGAGGGTCAAAAACAAACATCCTTCAGTATTCCATGGTGCTCTTTTGGAACAATAAATCTCAAG AGAATGAATGGTGTTCAAGATCATTGTTTGTTCTTGGAGGGCATATGCTTGTGTGCATTGAGGATATCTCTCAGTTTGGTTTTGATTCCCAAGACATATTTACTCCATATTTCTCTCTTGATACCTGTTGTTTTATTGCAAGTGCATTGGAAATG GTTATAGACACCAAAGAGAGGTGGTGTGTGACATTAACCCTCAGCTCTGTTACATCAGAGTTCACCCCTTGGGACTTAGCCATGACATCAGAAAACGGTTCACTCAACAGCCCGGGTGCGGTTCCTGTGACCTGGAAGCTGAGGTTGTTCAGCGAAGACGGTTTGCTCAAATTCATTGCACTTGTGAAGGCACTCCATGCCGGAGCTGGACCCGCGTCTCCTTTAAAAATAAGATACGTTTCATAG
- the LOC110909307 gene encoding uncharacterized protein LOC110909307 isoform X2: protein MAAILTGDRYLESLLKFVENNTGPLIEGTLVLKLNPVGLHYVESRLESLAELERQLAGAPVDYFRAYVSDLGDHRALEQLRRILRILTSLKVVSVVPLQSCRDPTPLCLLPFGRLKVLELRGCDLSASGVRGILELRFTLEKIICHNSTDALRHVFASRIAEIEQSPQWKRLSFVSCAYNGLVLMDDSLRLLPAVETLDLSRNKFSKVDNLWRCSKLKHLDLGYNQLRTIASFSKVSYQIVKLVLRNNALTTIRGVENLKSLEGLDLSYNIISNFSELELLAGLPLLQNLWLEGNPVCSANWYRAHLYSFFSDPDKLILDDKKISTREVWKRQVIIARRHKQPASFGFYSPAKHDAEGEGSVHTKMRKLSRVASIESETSVIIYSDDDSITCDDEDLGKHDIADLSKEAEIVDIIKKIECMKRERSALWLDEFHRWMTYVPDDHMKGNLHSGIPLIPSKEKDFRKKRRIKRFGKKSRYISGSADVFENVHRLELQESYYPYDDLSVNTASHETEYGPISNRMKLKSYHAKNGIKVKRREMTILDTVSDIIEAHSPSVYTGSPPHYQEDILHRRHNLEEEFLQLSVESYSVPSSDSDTSDSGNEQVEIGSPVHNESTTAERSKSMDSLSFFSCEDLQKTIESDLQKTIESDSCDGEIVGLVKQESNWLDQKMRKRKPKTRVVSLDEMTVQTDDDDNDSHKFNYSTHYRHEEASISDYQMLVQGGGILPEKILSGPGTGEFISKNFKVDLANFGVEETCRQYVSCHCLFEDPSGDIKSGMALLLICEQKLYVVLLNGRHDGSGSSASLVGCLGTEDVKEVLVGLGLQAVRVYANRGARYMFITRSIEKSRLLISMLELFHSNANKKGFPLVSLDKIQVALFERDVCG, encoded by the exons atggcggCAATTCTCACCGGCGATCGGTACCTCGAATCGCTACTCAAATTCGTCGAGAACAACACCGGACCGTTAATCGAAGGCACACTCGTCTTAAAACTGAATCCGGTAGGTCTTCATTACGTCGAATCGCGGCTCGAATCATTGGCGGAGCTTGAACGGCAGCTCGCCGGAGCTCCGGTGGATTATTTTCGCGCCTATGTTTCTGACCTAGGTGATCACCGTGCGCTGGAGCAATTACGACGGATTTTGCGGATTCTGACGTCACTGAAAGTTGTTTCGGTTGTTCCGTTGCAGTCGTGTAGAGATCCTACCCCTCTGTGTTTGTTGCCGTTTGGTAGGTTGAAGGTTTTGGAGCTTCGTGGATGTGATCTGTCTGCGTCTGGTGTGAGAGGGATTTTGGAGCTTAGGTTTACGCTCGAGAAGATTATTTGTCATAATTCAACT GATGCGCTTCGACATGTTTTTGCTAGTCGAATCGCTGAGATAGAGCAATCTCCTCAGTGGAAGCGGTTATCGTTTGTTTCTTGTGCTTATAATGGCTTGGTTTTGATGGATGATTCTTTGAGACTCCTGCCTGCTGTTGAAACCCTTGATCTAAGTAGGAACAAGTTTTCTAAAGTGGATAATCTATGGAGATGCAGCAAGTTGAAGCACCTGGACCTTGGTTATAATCAATTGAGAACAATTGCCTCATTTAGTAAG GTGTCATATCAGATTGTAAAATTGGTGTTGCGGAACAATGCTCTGACTACTATTCGTGGGGTGGAGAATCTAAAATCACTAGAGGGGCTTGATCTTTCCTACAATATTATTTCTAACTTTTCAGAACTAGAACTCCTAGCTGGTCTTCCTTTACTTCAGAATTTGTGGTTAGAAGGAAATCCAGTATGTTCTGCCAACTGGTACAGAGCACACTTGTATAGCTTCTTCTCTGATCCCGATAAG CTGATATTAGATGACAAAAAGATCTCAACGAGAGAGGTTTGGAAGCGACAGGTTATAATTGCCCGTAGGCATAAGCAACCGGCTAGCTTTGGATTTTATTCTCCAGCTAAACATGATGCTGAAGGAGAGGGGAGCGTTCACACAAAAATG AGGAAGCTATCTCGTGTTGCCAGCATTGAAAGTGAAACAAGTGTTATTATATATTCTGATGATGACTCTATTACGTGCGATGATGAGGATCTAGGCAAACACGATATTGCTGATTTAAGTAAAGAAGCTGAAATTGttgatattataaaaaaaatcgaGTGCATGAAGAGAGAGCGGTCTGCTTTATGGCTCGATGAGTTTCATAGGTGGATGACTTATGTTCCTGATGATCATATGAAGGGCAATTTGCACAGTGGGATTCCCTTAATTCCTAGCAAAGAAAAAGATTTTAGAAAAAAGAGAAGAATAAAACGTTTCGGTAAAAAATCACGATATATATCGGGTTCTGCTGATGTTTTTGAAAATGTCCACCGTCTGGAACTTCAAGAATCTTATTACCCGTATGATGATCTGTCTGTCAATACGGCATCACATGAAACTGAATATGGGCCTATTTCAAATCGCATGAAACTGAAATCGTATCATGCTAAAAATGGTATCAAAGTTAAAAGACGTGAAATGACAATATTGGACACAGTGAGTGATATTATTGAAGCGCATTCACCCTCGGTTTATACAGGATCACCACCTCATTATCAAgaggatattcttcatcgtcGCCATAATTTGGAGGAAGAATTTTTGCAGCTATCTGTTGAGTCGTATTCTGTGCCGTCTTCCGATAGCGATACAAGTGATAGTGGAAATGAGCAAGTGGAAATTGGATCGCCTGTTCATAATGAATCTACAACTGCTGAGCGTTCAAAAAGTATGGATAGCTTATCGTTTTTCTCTTGTGAAGATTTGCAGAAAACGATAGAGAGCGATTTACAGAAAACGATAGAGAGCGACTCATGTGATGGTGAAATAGTCGGTCTGGTGAAGCAAGAATCAAATTGGTTGGACCAAAAAATGCGCAAAAGAAAACCAAAAACGAGAGTTGTGTCTCTTGACGAAATGACAGTACAaacagatgatgatgataatgattcaCATAAATTTAACTACAGTACACATTATCGACATGAAGAGGCCAGCATAAGTGATTACCAGATGTTGGTTCAGG GAGGAGGGATTCTTCCTGAAAAAATCTTATCGGGTCCGGGAACAGGAGAGTTTATATCAAAGAACTTCAAAGTAGATCTTGCTAATTTTGGGGTTGAAGAAACATGTAGGCAATATGTGTCTTGTCATTGTTTGTTTGAGGATCCATCTGGGGACATCAAAAG CGGAATGGCATTATTACTTATCTGTGAGCAAAAGTTGTATGTTGTGCTCCTCAATGGCAGACATGATGGGTCAG GATCTAGCGCGAGTCTAGTTGGTTGCCTCGGAACAGAAGATGTCAAAGAGGTTTTAGTAGGTTTAGGACTCCAGGCAGTGAG GGTGTACGCTAATAGAGGGGCAAGGTATATGTTCATAACTAGGAGTATAGAGAAATCAAGGCTGCTTATATCTATGCTGGAACTATTTCATTCAAATGCCAACAAGAAAGGGTTTCCTCTTGTAAG TTTGGATAAGATCCAGGTTGCTTTGTTTGAGAGGGATGTCTGTGGTTGA
- the LOC110909307 gene encoding uncharacterized protein LOC110909307 isoform X1 has translation MAAILTGDRYLESLLKFVENNTGPLIEGTLVLKLNPVGLHYVESRLESLAELERQLAGAPVDYFRAYVSDLGDHRALEQLRRILRILTSLKVVSVVPLQSCRDPTPLCLLPFGRLKVLELRGCDLSASGVRGILELRFTLEKIICHNSTDALRHVFASRIAEIEQSPQWKRLSFVSCAYNGLVLMDDSLRLLPAVETLDLSRNKFSKVDNLWRCSKLKHLDLGYNQLRTIASFSKVSYQIVKLVLRNNALTTIRGVENLKSLEGLDLSYNIISNFSELELLAGLPLLQNLWLEGNPVCSANWYRAHLYSFFSDPDKLILDDKKISTREVWKRQVIIARRHKQPASFGFYSPAKHDAEGEGSVHTKMRKLSRVASIESETSVIIYSDDDSITCDDEDLGKHDIADLSKEAEIVDIIKKIECMKRERSALWLDEFHRWMTYVPDDHMKGNLHSGIPLIPSKEKDFRKKRRIKRFGKKSRYISGSADVFENVHRLELQESYYPYDDLSVNTASHETEYGPISNRMKLKSYHAKNGIKVKRREMTILDTVSDIIEAHSPSVYTGSPPHYQEDILHRRHNLEEEFLQLSVESYSVPSSDSDTSDSGNEQVEIGSPVHNESTTAERSKSMDSLSFFSCEDLQKTIESDLQKTIESDSCDGEIVGLVKQESNWLDQKMRKRKPKTRVVSLDEMTVQTDDDDNDSHKFNYSTHYRHEEASISDYQMLVQGGGILPEKILSGPGTGEFISKNFKVDLANFGVEETCRQYVSCHCLFEDPSGDIKSGMALLLICEQKLYVVLLNGRHDGSGSSASLVGCLGTEDVKEVLVGLGLQAVRVYANRGARYMFITRSIEKSRLLISMLELFHSNANKKGFPLVSLDKIQVALFERDVCGGSKTNILQYSMVLFWNNKSQENEWCSRSLFVLGGHMLVCIEDISQFGFDSQDIFTPYFSLDTCCFIASALEMVIDTKERWCVTLTLSSVTSEFTPWDLAMTSENGSLNSPGAVPVTWKLRLFSEDGLLKFIALVKALHAGAGPASPLKIRYVS, from the exons atggcggCAATTCTCACCGGCGATCGGTACCTCGAATCGCTACTCAAATTCGTCGAGAACAACACCGGACCGTTAATCGAAGGCACACTCGTCTTAAAACTGAATCCGGTAGGTCTTCATTACGTCGAATCGCGGCTCGAATCATTGGCGGAGCTTGAACGGCAGCTCGCCGGAGCTCCGGTGGATTATTTTCGCGCCTATGTTTCTGACCTAGGTGATCACCGTGCGCTGGAGCAATTACGACGGATTTTGCGGATTCTGACGTCACTGAAAGTTGTTTCGGTTGTTCCGTTGCAGTCGTGTAGAGATCCTACCCCTCTGTGTTTGTTGCCGTTTGGTAGGTTGAAGGTTTTGGAGCTTCGTGGATGTGATCTGTCTGCGTCTGGTGTGAGAGGGATTTTGGAGCTTAGGTTTACGCTCGAGAAGATTATTTGTCATAATTCAACT GATGCGCTTCGACATGTTTTTGCTAGTCGAATCGCTGAGATAGAGCAATCTCCTCAGTGGAAGCGGTTATCGTTTGTTTCTTGTGCTTATAATGGCTTGGTTTTGATGGATGATTCTTTGAGACTCCTGCCTGCTGTTGAAACCCTTGATCTAAGTAGGAACAAGTTTTCTAAAGTGGATAATCTATGGAGATGCAGCAAGTTGAAGCACCTGGACCTTGGTTATAATCAATTGAGAACAATTGCCTCATTTAGTAAG GTGTCATATCAGATTGTAAAATTGGTGTTGCGGAACAATGCTCTGACTACTATTCGTGGGGTGGAGAATCTAAAATCACTAGAGGGGCTTGATCTTTCCTACAATATTATTTCTAACTTTTCAGAACTAGAACTCCTAGCTGGTCTTCCTTTACTTCAGAATTTGTGGTTAGAAGGAAATCCAGTATGTTCTGCCAACTGGTACAGAGCACACTTGTATAGCTTCTTCTCTGATCCCGATAAG CTGATATTAGATGACAAAAAGATCTCAACGAGAGAGGTTTGGAAGCGACAGGTTATAATTGCCCGTAGGCATAAGCAACCGGCTAGCTTTGGATTTTATTCTCCAGCTAAACATGATGCTGAAGGAGAGGGGAGCGTTCACACAAAAATG AGGAAGCTATCTCGTGTTGCCAGCATTGAAAGTGAAACAAGTGTTATTATATATTCTGATGATGACTCTATTACGTGCGATGATGAGGATCTAGGCAAACACGATATTGCTGATTTAAGTAAAGAAGCTGAAATTGttgatattataaaaaaaatcgaGTGCATGAAGAGAGAGCGGTCTGCTTTATGGCTCGATGAGTTTCATAGGTGGATGACTTATGTTCCTGATGATCATATGAAGGGCAATTTGCACAGTGGGATTCCCTTAATTCCTAGCAAAGAAAAAGATTTTAGAAAAAAGAGAAGAATAAAACGTTTCGGTAAAAAATCACGATATATATCGGGTTCTGCTGATGTTTTTGAAAATGTCCACCGTCTGGAACTTCAAGAATCTTATTACCCGTATGATGATCTGTCTGTCAATACGGCATCACATGAAACTGAATATGGGCCTATTTCAAATCGCATGAAACTGAAATCGTATCATGCTAAAAATGGTATCAAAGTTAAAAGACGTGAAATGACAATATTGGACACAGTGAGTGATATTATTGAAGCGCATTCACCCTCGGTTTATACAGGATCACCACCTCATTATCAAgaggatattcttcatcgtcGCCATAATTTGGAGGAAGAATTTTTGCAGCTATCTGTTGAGTCGTATTCTGTGCCGTCTTCCGATAGCGATACAAGTGATAGTGGAAATGAGCAAGTGGAAATTGGATCGCCTGTTCATAATGAATCTACAACTGCTGAGCGTTCAAAAAGTATGGATAGCTTATCGTTTTTCTCTTGTGAAGATTTGCAGAAAACGATAGAGAGCGATTTACAGAAAACGATAGAGAGCGACTCATGTGATGGTGAAATAGTCGGTCTGGTGAAGCAAGAATCAAATTGGTTGGACCAAAAAATGCGCAAAAGAAAACCAAAAACGAGAGTTGTGTCTCTTGACGAAATGACAGTACAaacagatgatgatgataatgattcaCATAAATTTAACTACAGTACACATTATCGACATGAAGAGGCCAGCATAAGTGATTACCAGATGTTGGTTCAGG GAGGAGGGATTCTTCCTGAAAAAATCTTATCGGGTCCGGGAACAGGAGAGTTTATATCAAAGAACTTCAAAGTAGATCTTGCTAATTTTGGGGTTGAAGAAACATGTAGGCAATATGTGTCTTGTCATTGTTTGTTTGAGGATCCATCTGGGGACATCAAAAG CGGAATGGCATTATTACTTATCTGTGAGCAAAAGTTGTATGTTGTGCTCCTCAATGGCAGACATGATGGGTCAG GATCTAGCGCGAGTCTAGTTGGTTGCCTCGGAACAGAAGATGTCAAAGAGGTTTTAGTAGGTTTAGGACTCCAGGCAGTGAG GGTGTACGCTAATAGAGGGGCAAGGTATATGTTCATAACTAGGAGTATAGAGAAATCAAGGCTGCTTATATCTATGCTGGAACTATTTCATTCAAATGCCAACAAGAAAGGGTTTCCTCTTGTAAG TTTGGATAAGATCCAGGTTGCTTTGTTTGAGAGGGATGTCTGTGGAGGGTCAAAAACAAACATCCTTCAGTATTCCATGGTGCTCTTTTGGAACAATAAATCTCAAG AGAATGAATGGTGTTCAAGATCATTGTTTGTTCTTGGAGGGCATATGCTTGTGTGCATTGAGGATATCTCTCAGTTTGGTTTTGATTCCCAAGACATATTTACTCCATATTTCTCTCTTGATACCTGTTGTTTTATTGCAAGTGCATTGGAAATG GTTATAGACACCAAAGAGAGGTGGTGTGTGACATTAACCCTCAGCTCTGTTACATCAGAGTTCACCCCTTGGGACTTAGCCATGACATCAGAAAACGGTTCACTCAACAGCCCGGGTGCGGTTCCTGTGACCTGGAAGCTGAGGTTGTTCAGCGAAGACGGTTTGCTCAAATTCATTGCACTTGTGAAGGCACTCCATGCCGGAGCTGGACCCGCGTCTCCTTTAAAAATAAGATACGTTTCATAG